Proteins from a single region of Aureibacter tunicatorum:
- a CDS encoding SDR family NAD(P)-dependent oxidoreductase, whose amino-acid sequence MKTVWVLGANSGLGIPFCEEIFKRWGECHLILSGRDLLKLEEVEEKLKKKFSRITLLPFDIEDFDQIDSALVKVNELGGVDMMIYCIGLGQRSNFLEMDWKVFNKLMHVNFTGVAYLLRKFLNIPLSQGRYVEMIFVNSIQAVLPIPNRTAYSASKGALRNFLNSLMLELKGKNIRICQVFPAYIDTDFSRKAMDRQGNKHDHKDSNQSKGMRPELVARKSLEALWSGKTELIISSFKYKIIAKFYSLFPNLFKKLFILIRG is encoded by the coding sequence ATGAAAACAGTTTGGGTATTGGGTGCGAACTCTGGACTTGGCATCCCATTTTGCGAGGAAATTTTCAAAAGATGGGGTGAGTGTCACTTAATACTTTCGGGAAGAGATTTATTAAAGCTAGAAGAGGTTGAGGAGAAATTGAAAAAGAAGTTCTCTCGAATTACTTTGCTTCCTTTTGATATTGAAGATTTTGATCAAATCGATAGTGCATTAGTGAAAGTGAATGAGTTGGGAGGAGTGGATATGATGATCTATTGCATAGGCTTGGGACAGAGGTCCAATTTTTTGGAAATGGATTGGAAAGTTTTCAATAAGTTAATGCATGTGAATTTTACAGGAGTGGCATACCTTTTGCGAAAATTCCTGAACATACCACTATCTCAAGGACGTTACGTTGAAATGATTTTTGTTAATAGTATTCAGGCTGTTTTGCCGATTCCAAACAGAACTGCTTATTCAGCATCAAAGGGTGCTCTTAGGAACTTTTTAAATTCTCTGATGCTTGAATTGAAAGGAAAGAACATCAGAATCTGTCAGGTATTTCCGGCTTATATTGATACGGATTTCTCAAGGAAAGCTATGGATAGGCAAGGCAATAAGCATGATCATAAAGATAGCAATCAATCAAAAGGAATGAGGCCTGAGTTAGTGGCCAGAAAGAGTCTTGAGGCGCTTTGGTCTGGTAAAACGGAGCTTATTATATCAAGCTTTAAATATAAAATTATAGCTAAATTTTATAGTTTATTTCCGAATTTGTTTAAGAAATTGTTTATATTGATTCGCGGATGA
- a CDS encoding PAS domain S-box protein, whose amino-acid sequence MGKAKKTVKRTFRKYVINVVSGIFLLLIILISMMYYNYKSLSNIAQNSVSAYNQGIQTANELERVIFSFERSLLTSGAQGMKRNKMKNLLDEVKVIKVDLESVKFTAFQIEALRADILNELDGIIEGLETDKVSILIRHLNAEKLFLARFQVLASQQVQKDIAELEKVHSRVTYIGISLAVLVTILAFVIVIRIYNRLSSRFEKISLMTKSLKEGMASEPMPVGNDELDVLTGRLNGLSDAMNGIRHFADRIGKGAFDQKIEIFDRNSDLGESLINMMSSLKAVSDRDKERNWVNLGYAEFGEILRLNTNDIEDLCDQLIHKFVKYLEVNQGAIFLVEDEDNMEMKACYAYERKKFLNKSIAKGEGLVGQVWQEGYTKFLSDIPDEFINITSGLGRSLPKEIVVIPLKSNDEIIGVIELASFNTIPEYKIQFIERVGENIAVAISTVKSNIKTQRLLEESQMMTEMLRSQEEEMRQNMEELEATQDEMFRTQEELRKKESNLDGIINNTNDAILAIDSNYKVMVSNDAFVRTSMIRGYDVKVGLDLSVAMQRKWWNQWKTIYDRALSGEVFKARVKLDMTDAGEQMIIEASCNPIMDEMDSIIGASFIFRDITDQIKKEIESDQKISTLYSMINKSDDTFFAIDEKYRILVVNDVLYERYSSKGVQLLEGSNVLDVLPKDTLKVWKDRYDRALSGEFFDFEEDRVLDGVKQYLKVVCGPIVNQEGEILGATIKSKDITKWKKVSA is encoded by the coding sequence ATGGGGAAAGCAAAAAAGACGGTTAAGAGGACCTTCCGAAAATATGTGATTAATGTGGTCAGCGGGATTTTCTTGTTGTTGATAATATTAATCAGTATGATGTACTATAATTATAAGAGTTTGTCTAACATAGCTCAAAATAGTGTGTCAGCTTATAATCAGGGTATACAAACAGCTAATGAGTTGGAGAGAGTGATCTTTAGCTTCGAAAGAAGTCTTTTGACTTCTGGAGCTCAAGGCATGAAGCGCAATAAAATGAAGAACCTTTTGGATGAGGTTAAAGTCATCAAGGTTGATTTGGAAAGCGTGAAATTTACAGCTTTTCAGATAGAGGCATTGAGAGCTGATATTCTGAATGAACTGGACGGTATAATAGAAGGCTTGGAAACTGACAAGGTTTCTATTTTAATTAGACATTTGAATGCCGAAAAATTGTTTTTGGCTAGGTTTCAAGTTTTGGCTTCTCAACAAGTTCAAAAAGACATAGCAGAGCTAGAAAAAGTACACTCTAGAGTCACTTATATCGGCATATCTTTGGCAGTGTTAGTGACTATTTTAGCTTTTGTTATAGTAATTAGAATATATAACAGGCTTTCGTCTAGGTTTGAGAAAATAAGCTTGATGACAAAGTCTTTGAAGGAAGGGATGGCTTCAGAGCCTATGCCGGTTGGAAATGATGAGTTGGATGTGTTGACAGGTAGGTTGAATGGGCTTTCCGATGCCATGAATGGCATACGTCACTTTGCAGATAGAATTGGAAAGGGTGCTTTTGATCAAAAGATTGAAATTTTTGATAGAAATAGCGACTTGGGAGAGTCTTTGATCAATATGATGTCAAGTCTTAAGGCTGTATCTGATCGAGATAAGGAAAGGAACTGGGTTAATCTTGGTTATGCGGAATTTGGCGAGATTTTAAGATTAAATACGAACGATATTGAAGACTTGTGTGATCAGTTGATACATAAGTTTGTGAAGTACCTGGAAGTTAATCAAGGAGCGATTTTCTTGGTGGAGGATGAGGATAATATGGAGATGAAAGCTTGTTATGCCTATGAAAGAAAGAAGTTCCTTAACAAGTCAATAGCTAAAGGTGAAGGTTTGGTCGGGCAGGTTTGGCAAGAAGGTTATACAAAGTTCTTATCCGATATTCCAGATGAATTTATCAATATTACTTCAGGTCTGGGAAGATCGTTGCCTAAAGAAATTGTTGTGATTCCTTTGAAAAGCAATGATGAAATTATTGGAGTAATAGAGCTTGCTTCATTTAATACGATACCAGAGTATAAGATTCAATTTATTGAAAGGGTAGGAGAGAATATAGCGGTTGCAATTTCTACCGTTAAATCCAATATCAAAACGCAAAGACTGCTTGAAGAGTCTCAAATGATGACTGAGATGCTAAGGTCTCAAGAAGAAGAGATGAGGCAGAATATGGAGGAGTTGGAAGCTACTCAAGACGAAATGTTCAGGACTCAAGAAGAGTTGAGGAAGAAAGAGTCTAACCTTGATGGAATTATAAATAATACCAATGATGCTATTTTGGCTATTGACAGCAATTATAAAGTCATGGTGAGCAATGATGCCTTTGTGAGAACATCAATGATTAGGGGGTATGACGTCAAAGTAGGACTTGACTTGTCTGTTGCGATGCAAAGGAAGTGGTGGAACCAATGGAAGACTATTTATGATAGGGCATTGTCTGGAGAAGTTTTCAAAGCTCGGGTGAAATTGGATATGACAGATGCTGGTGAACAAATGATCATAGAAGCGTCATGTAACCCAATTATGGATGAAATGGATTCCATTATTGGAGCGTCATTCATATTTAGGGATATTACTGATCAAATCAAGAAAGAGATTGAGTCCGATCAAAAGATTTCCACACTTTACAGCATGATCAATAAATCGGATGATACATTTTTTGCGATCGACGAGAAGTACAGAATTCTAGTGGTTAACGATGTGCTTTATGAAAGATATTCTAGCAAAGGAGTTCAGCTTTTGGAAGGCTCCAATGTGTTGGATGTATTGCCTAAAGATACTTTGAAGGTCTGGAAAGATAGATATGACAGAGCCTTGTCAGGTGAATTCTTTGACTTTGAGGAAGACAGGGTTTTAGATGGTGTTAAACAGTATCTAAAAGTAGTTTGTGGTCCGATAGTAAATCAAGAGGGAGAAATATTGGGGGCTACAATTAAGTCAAAAGATATAACAAAGTGGAAGAAAGTTAGCGCTTAG
- a CDS encoding YbaN family protein produces MKTNIKQSIQIALGCFCVVLAIFGIILPGLPTTPFLLVAAWLFVRSSPKLHKRLISNKYLGPYILKYESRKGLTIKEKAKICTIIIGMSSLSAYFMNNFYIQIIIGVLCLTGVLVVSTWVKTIQAEAKR; encoded by the coding sequence ATGAAAACAAACATTAAACAATCAATACAGATAGCTTTAGGATGCTTTTGCGTAGTTCTAGCAATATTTGGAATAATATTGCCAGGACTGCCTACAACCCCATTTTTACTTGTTGCAGCTTGGCTATTTGTCAGGTCCTCGCCTAAGCTTCACAAGAGGTTGATATCTAACAAATATCTTGGTCCTTATATCTTAAAATACGAGAGCAGAAAAGGCCTGACTATAAAAGAAAAAGCGAAGATATGCACGATCATCATCGGCATGTCTTCGCTATCAGCATATTTTATGAACAACTTCTACATTCAAATCATAATTGGCGTATTATGCCTTACTGGAGTTTTAGTTGTCAGTACATGGGTAAAAACAATTCAAGCGGAAGCTAAGCGCTAA
- a CDS encoding CatA-like O-acetyltransferase: protein MELSKFLKLYDGHKLEEKDLSSYEKWSLQFFHKKEFVREPNLQITLQLEITKAYNTYKNECDTVIGASFTSYLMWHIIKTTQNHPYFRYRNIDGEWYIFNNLPVFSPIGIGGDARFSEIIVENGSIEDYAAFTNNYRSKVDKSFNMREFEPLDELVWANSHFIGNLPNLQFTGFQLHTPTKNSGRPYFYFGKRYQTNDERFIPLLVMFDHSNLDPFVLSDFMNEFQSRIDENKH, encoded by the coding sequence ATGGAGCTTAGCAAATTTCTCAAATTATACGATGGCCACAAACTCGAAGAAAAAGATCTTTCTTCCTATGAAAAGTGGTCATTGCAATTTTTTCATAAAAAAGAATTCGTTAGAGAACCAAACCTGCAAATAACACTTCAGCTTGAAATTACTAAAGCTTATAATACATACAAAAACGAATGCGACACAGTCATAGGAGCATCTTTTACTAGCTACTTGATGTGGCATATCATCAAAACCACACAAAACCATCCATATTTCAGATATAGAAATATAGATGGAGAATGGTATATCTTTAATAATCTACCAGTTTTTTCCCCAATTGGGATTGGAGGAGATGCCAGATTCTCTGAAATTATTGTCGAAAATGGCAGCATTGAAGATTACGCTGCATTCACTAACAATTATCGTTCGAAGGTAGACAAATCATTCAATATGAGAGAATTCGAACCTCTTGATGAACTAGTATGGGCTAATTCCCACTTTATTGGAAATCTTCCTAACTTGCAATTCACAGGCTTTCAACTTCATACTCCAACAAAAAACTCTGGAAGACCATACTTTTATTTTGGCAAAAGGTATCAGACTAATGATGAACGATTCATACCACTATTGGTAATGTTCGACCACTCAAATCTTGACCCATTTGTTTTATCTGATTTTATGAATGAATTTCAATCAAGAATTGATGAAAACAAACATTAA
- the pflA gene encoding pyruvate formate-lyase-activating protein, with amino-acid sequence MSTTTINNQLRIHSIESFGTHDGPGIRLVIFVQGCEFRCLYCQNPDTFDLKGGKLMDLDEIVKRAVNMKPYFKKEGGVTISGGEPLLQRKVLSELFKKLHAENIHTCLDSNGRLLNDEVKSLLNETDLILLDIKHINNEWHKKLTGLDNISTLKLADYRESTQKPMWLRYVLVPGWSDQEEFLHELGQHFKDYKTIEKIEIQPYHKLGVHKWEKLGLKYELESTLPPSKEEIEKAKKIFSQYFKEVKVN; translated from the coding sequence ATGTCCACAACCACAATAAATAATCAGCTTAGAATACATTCAATTGAATCTTTTGGCACACACGATGGCCCAGGGATAAGACTTGTGATTTTCGTGCAAGGATGCGAATTCAGGTGCCTATACTGTCAAAATCCAGACACTTTTGACCTAAAAGGCGGAAAGTTAATGGATTTGGACGAAATCGTCAAGCGGGCGGTCAATATGAAGCCATATTTCAAAAAAGAAGGTGGAGTAACAATTTCAGGAGGCGAGCCATTACTCCAAAGGAAAGTACTGTCTGAACTTTTCAAAAAATTGCATGCAGAAAACATTCATACATGCCTAGATTCAAATGGTCGATTGCTCAATGATGAAGTTAAAAGCCTTTTAAATGAAACAGATTTGATTCTATTAGATATCAAGCATATCAATAATGAATGGCATAAAAAACTCACAGGACTAGACAATATTTCAACTTTGAAACTAGCGGATTATAGAGAATCAACTCAAAAGCCAATGTGGCTAAGGTATGTATTAGTACCCGGATGGTCAGACCAAGAAGAATTTCTACATGAACTAGGACAGCATTTCAAAGATTATAAAACTATCGAAAAAATCGAAATACAACCTTACCACAAGCTTGGTGTTCATAAATGGGAAAAACTTGGCTTAAAATACGAGCTAGAATCAACTCTTCCGCCTAGCAAAGAAGAGATTGAAAAAGCTAAAAAGATATTTTCTCAATACTTCAAAGAAGTAAAAGTAAATTAA
- the pflB gene encoding formate C-acetyltransferase produces the protein MNNTVETIKFKEGEWTNNINVRNFVSLNVTPYEGDASFLSGPTERTTRLWEIASKALKEERDNNGCRAIDTERVSTITSHPAGYISKEDEVIVGLQTDELLKRAMKPYGGVRVVEGAVKERGLEVSPEVKNIFYNYVTDHNNGVFSAYDAQIRAYRSKGILTGLPDNYARGRIIGDYRRLALYGADYLIKQKVADHGNVGEDITDANIRLREEISKQVLALKDIIELGKIYDLDLSRPAENAREAVQWTYMAYLAAVKEQDGAAMSLGNVSSFLDIYIEKDLNSGLISESDAQEMIDQFVMKLRFVRHLRPGAYDEIFGGDPTWVTESIGGQFSDGRTKVTKTSFRFLQTLYNLGPAPEPNLTVLWSQDLPEGFKNFCSQVSVDTSSVQYENDDLMRPNRGSDDYGIACCVSYQEIGKRIQHFGARTNLAKTLLLAINGGKDELSGVKLIDGIEDMNDEVLDYEKVKESFQKAMQEVARVYAKTMYIIHYMHDKYYYEKAQMAFIDSNYGIDVAYGAAGISIVADSLSAIKHAKVTPVRNQEGLTVDFKIEGDYPKYGNDDDKVDNIAIEVTREFFNELKKHKTYKDATPTLSLLTITSNVVYGKKTGATPDGRAAGVPFAPGANPMHGRDECGAIASLNSVAKLDYNDAQDGISNTFSIVPKSLGSEKETQVENLVHMMDGYFEKGAHHLNVNVLNRETLIDAYEHPENYPQLTIRVSGYAVNFTRLSRAHQLEVISRTFHENM, from the coding sequence ATGAATAACACAGTTGAAACAATCAAATTTAAAGAGGGCGAATGGACAAACAATATCAATGTCCGAAATTTTGTATCTCTAAATGTAACACCTTATGAAGGTGATGCTTCTTTTTTAAGTGGCCCTACTGAACGCACCACAAGACTTTGGGAAATTGCCTCAAAGGCTTTAAAAGAGGAAAGAGACAACAACGGATGCAGAGCGATTGACACTGAAAGAGTTTCAACTATCACAAGCCACCCTGCGGGCTATATTAGCAAAGAAGACGAAGTTATAGTCGGTCTTCAAACTGATGAATTGCTAAAAAGAGCAATGAAACCTTATGGCGGTGTCAGAGTGGTAGAAGGCGCTGTGAAAGAAAGAGGTCTTGAAGTATCCCCTGAGGTAAAAAACATTTTTTACAATTACGTAACTGACCACAACAACGGAGTATTCTCAGCTTACGATGCTCAAATCAGAGCATACAGATCAAAAGGAATTCTAACAGGACTTCCTGACAACTATGCTAGAGGTCGTATAATTGGTGACTATAGACGCTTGGCTTTATATGGAGCTGATTACTTGATCAAGCAAAAAGTTGCTGACCACGGTAATGTTGGTGAAGATATTACTGATGCAAACATCAGATTGAGAGAAGAAATATCCAAGCAAGTACTTGCTCTAAAAGATATCATCGAGCTAGGTAAAATCTACGACCTTGATCTTTCAAGACCTGCTGAAAATGCAAGAGAAGCAGTTCAATGGACTTACATGGCATACCTTGCTGCTGTAAAAGAGCAAGATGGAGCGGCTATGTCTCTTGGCAATGTTTCATCTTTCTTAGATATCTACATTGAGAAAGACCTGAATAGCGGCTTGATTTCAGAATCTGATGCTCAAGAAATGATAGACCAATTCGTGATGAAATTACGATTTGTTAGACACTTGAGACCTGGAGCTTATGATGAAATATTCGGTGGCGATCCAACTTGGGTTACAGAATCTATCGGAGGTCAATTCAGCGATGGAAGAACAAAAGTTACAAAAACTTCATTCCGCTTCCTTCAAACACTTTACAACTTAGGACCTGCGCCAGAGCCAAACTTGACAGTTCTTTGGTCGCAAGATCTACCTGAAGGATTCAAAAATTTCTGTTCTCAAGTTTCAGTGGACACTTCATCAGTTCAATATGAAAATGATGACTTGATGAGACCTAACAGAGGTTCTGACGATTATGGAATCGCATGTTGCGTGTCATACCAAGAAATTGGCAAAAGAATCCAACACTTTGGAGCTAGAACTAACTTGGCAAAAACTCTATTATTAGCAATCAACGGCGGTAAAGACGAGCTATCAGGTGTAAAGCTTATTGATGGGATTGAAGATATGAATGACGAGGTTCTTGACTATGAGAAAGTAAAAGAGTCATTCCAAAAAGCAATGCAAGAAGTGGCAAGAGTATATGCGAAAACAATGTATATCATCCACTACATGCATGACAAGTATTACTATGAGAAAGCTCAAATGGCCTTCATTGACAGCAACTACGGCATCGATGTAGCTTACGGAGCAGCAGGTATTTCAATTGTAGCCGATTCTCTGTCTGCAATCAAGCATGCAAAAGTAACTCCTGTTAGAAACCAAGAAGGGTTAACTGTAGATTTCAAAATCGAAGGCGATTATCCTAAATATGGTAACGATGACGACAAGGTAGACAACATTGCTATTGAAGTTACTAGAGAATTCTTCAATGAATTGAAAAAACACAAAACTTACAAGGACGCTACTCCAACATTGTCATTGCTGACTATTACTTCCAATGTAGTATATGGTAAGAAAACTGGCGCAACTCCTGATGGAAGAGCTGCTGGTGTTCCATTTGCTCCTGGAGCAAACCCTATGCACGGAAGAGACGAATGTGGCGCTATCGCTTCATTGAACTCAGTTGCCAAATTGGATTACAACGATGCTCAAGACGGAATATCAAACACATTCTCAATAGTTCCTAAATCTCTTGGTTCTGAAAAAGAAACACAAGTTGAGAACTTAGTTCACATGATGGACGGCTATTTTGAAAAAGGAGCTCATCACTTGAACGTCAATGTTCTTAACAGAGAAACTCTTATCGACGCTTACGAGCATCCAGAAAACTATCCACAGTTGACAATCAGAGTATCTGGATATGCTGTTAACTTCACAAGACTTTCTAGAGCACATCAATTAGAAGTAATTTCAAGAACATTCCACGAGAATATGTAG
- a CDS encoding formate/nitrite transporter family protein encodes MGIFTPKEIAYQAKDTAFQKSAYSIDKFLLLSFLGGAFVAFGSILAIIVGGGSPEIAAANPGLQKFMFGAVFPVGLILVIIAGADLFTSDCAIMTIPVLKKEMKPSKLLKVWTLSYFGNFIGALFVVYFITYLTGILKPEPFSTASIDIAIAKTSNPFFKTFWKGVGANWLVCLAAWSAIAAKDVTGKVLAIWFPVMTFVTFGFEHSIANMFFIPNAMTLGADISWTTFIVKNLIPATLGNIVGGALFVGTIYTYIYVNDK; translated from the coding sequence ATGGGAATTTTCACTCCGAAAGAAATTGCCTATCAAGCAAAAGACACAGCCTTTCAAAAAAGTGCTTACTCCATTGACAAATTTTTACTACTAAGTTTTCTTGGAGGAGCTTTTGTCGCATTTGGAAGTATATTAGCTATCATCGTTGGTGGCGGTTCACCTGAAATCGCAGCTGCAAATCCCGGCTTGCAAAAATTCATGTTTGGTGCTGTCTTTCCAGTTGGCCTGATATTAGTAATCATCGCTGGCGCAGACTTATTCACTAGTGATTGCGCAATCATGACAATTCCAGTACTAAAAAAAGAAATGAAGCCTTCCAAGCTTTTAAAGGTATGGACATTATCTTATTTCGGTAATTTTATAGGTGCTTTATTTGTCGTCTACTTCATTACCTATCTCACTGGGATATTAAAACCCGAACCATTTTCAACAGCGTCAATAGACATTGCGATAGCTAAAACGAGCAACCCATTCTTTAAGACATTTTGGAAAGGTGTCGGAGCGAATTGGCTAGTATGCCTAGCTGCTTGGTCGGCTATTGCAGCCAAAGACGTAACTGGCAAAGTACTAGCTATTTGGTTCCCAGTCATGACATTTGTCACATTTGGTTTTGAGCATAGTATCGCAAACATGTTCTTTATACCTAATGCGATGACATTAGGCGCCGATATTAGCTGGACAACATTTATCGTGAAAAATTTAATCCCTGCCACTTTAGGAAATATTGTGGGTGGAGCATTGTTTGTCGGCACAATATACACGTATATATACGTTAATGATAAGTAG
- a CDS encoding tetratricopeptide repeat-containing sensor histidine kinase, giving the protein MQILRNIIFIVLSTTQLVFANGFNSKKSGDETSYEKYSTENPPLENSHTVNEITQIRKKLENAKSLNNKAIICESLNRLGKIYLENKQYKEAHHNLKRSLSISINDDRLKFLHAESLLTLGSLGLATNRKELTISCTKRALQIAKDNFYSNLKLEAYKQLGSAYHCLGKYQESISNYEKCLPFLKSNSDLTELASIYHKLAIAHFDLQEYDKALSNFTNALSQLKPPHDMIIENRIGIGKSLYYLEEYEKSIQQLTLAFDTGVADINTDQEFKALLYLSKSHLGLNHIFKAVKFSDFSIEIAKQNKNKGQLAKAFEHASKISEKRRRYHQAYQQLNRHILFNNEQLAISKAEIISPSDSLDITDYKSIIQNVEIDTLQKNLSNQHTKVVFLKKLLAYLIIFFSIITAIIIYLIFSKRKSKHITKKQNFKLKDADSLNKKLSTETSALRKEVKNLENKVAEKDRLISIVAHDLRSPLNKVKNLSQLINLYGELNKEQQGYIDIIEEVISNGDMLIRDLLFSDYIENHETNLNVKKIEINLFLNNNIRTFISLAAKKNIEIIFTPENQPLEVFTDPMFLNRILDNLISNAIKFSFPDKKIHISAQRTSDEFYTLIIKDQGIGILEEDQKQLFKKFPKINSKPTAGENSTGLGLSITYALIKKLKGDITVSSTPNIGTTFIITLPIHPFRQSDVTEAYTSEAAI; this is encoded by the coding sequence ATGCAAATTTTACGGAATATCATTTTTATAGTATTAAGCACCACTCAATTGGTTTTCGCCAATGGTTTCAACAGCAAGAAATCAGGTGATGAAACCAGCTATGAAAAATATTCTACAGAAAACCCACCTCTTGAAAACTCACACACAGTCAATGAAATCACACAAATCAGGAAGAAACTAGAAAATGCGAAAAGCCTGAACAACAAAGCCATAATCTGTGAAAGCCTGAACAGGCTAGGTAAAATCTATTTAGAGAATAAACAGTACAAAGAGGCTCACCACAATCTTAAGAGAAGCCTTTCTATATCAATTAATGATGACCGTTTAAAGTTTCTGCATGCAGAGTCATTGCTTACTTTGGGAAGTCTAGGACTTGCTACAAACAGAAAAGAACTTACTATTTCGTGCACAAAAAGAGCTTTGCAAATCGCTAAAGACAATTTTTATTCAAATTTAAAACTTGAAGCTTATAAGCAATTGGGTTCTGCATACCATTGTCTAGGCAAGTACCAAGAAAGCATCAGTAATTATGAAAAATGTTTACCCTTTTTAAAGTCTAATTCCGATTTAACTGAGCTAGCAAGCATTTACCATAAATTAGCAATAGCTCACTTTGATCTTCAAGAATATGACAAGGCTTTATCAAACTTCACTAACGCGTTAAGCCAGCTTAAACCCCCTCATGACATGATCATAGAGAATAGAATCGGCATAGGGAAATCATTATATTATTTAGAAGAATACGAAAAGTCAATTCAACAACTGACCTTAGCCTTTGATACTGGCGTGGCAGATATTAATACGGATCAAGAATTCAAAGCTTTATTATACTTATCAAAGTCTCATCTCGGATTAAATCATATTTTCAAAGCGGTTAAATTTTCAGATTTCTCTATTGAAATTGCAAAACAAAATAAAAACAAGGGACAACTTGCTAAAGCTTTTGAACACGCCTCAAAAATCAGTGAAAAAAGAAGACGATACCATCAAGCCTATCAGCAACTCAATAGACATATTCTTTTCAATAATGAACAACTAGCCATTAGTAAAGCTGAAATAATTTCCCCATCAGACTCTCTTGACATTACTGATTATAAAAGCATTATTCAGAACGTAGAAATCGACACCCTTCAAAAAAACTTATCCAACCAACATACAAAAGTTGTATTTCTTAAAAAGTTGTTGGCTTATCTTATTATCTTTTTTTCAATTATCACAGCTATTATTATTTACTTGATATTCAGCAAAAGAAAGTCTAAGCACATAACCAAAAAGCAAAACTTTAAACTTAAAGATGCTGACTCTCTTAATAAAAAACTTAGCACAGAAACTTCCGCATTAAGAAAAGAAGTTAAAAACCTGGAAAACAAAGTCGCAGAAAAAGATCGTTTAATTTCAATTGTTGCTCATGACTTGAGATCTCCTCTAAATAAAGTAAAAAACTTAAGCCAACTAATAAATCTATATGGCGAGCTAAACAAAGAACAACAAGGGTATATCGATATCATTGAAGAGGTTATATCCAATGGAGACATGCTCATCAGAGATTTGCTTTTTTCAGATTATATTGAGAACCATGAAACAAACCTTAATGTAAAGAAAATTGAAATCAACCTTTTTCTTAACAACAACATACGAACGTTTATCAGTTTAGCGGCTAAGAAAAATATTGAGATCATTTTCACTCCTGAGAATCAACCATTGGAAGTATTCACAGATCCCATGTTCTTGAATAGAATTCTGGACAACCTTATCTCAAATGCGATCAAGTTTTCATTTCCTGATAAAAAAATCCATATTTCTGCACAAAGGACATCTGATGAATTCTATACCTTGATTATTAAAGATCAAGGTATCGGAATATTAGAAGAAGACCAAAAGCAACTATTCAAAAAGTTCCCGAAAATAAATTCTAAACCTACAGCGGGTGAAAACTCCACAGGATTAGGATTATCCATAACTTACGCTTTGATCAAAAAGCTCAAAGGTGACATTACTGTATCAAGCACACCAAACATTGGCACAACCTTTATTATCACACTTCCAATCCACCCTTTTAGACAATCTGATGTAACAGAAGCATACACAAGCGAGGCAGCAATATAA